In a single window of the Burkholderia contaminans genome:
- a CDS encoding bifunctional enoyl-CoA hydratase/phosphate acetyltransferase, whose protein sequence is MNGYRHPDPCGGACLPGLLPRADGAWPGLIARARNAAPLVVAVVHPCDATSLVALAELRESPLAAAIEPLIVAPRDKVLRVAHDAGVDLSPWTIEDVPHSHAAAARAVELAAAGRAGALMKGSLHTDELMGAVVAAESGLRTDKRMSHCFLIETPAYPRPFILTDAAVNIAPDLAQKAAITQNAIDVAHALGVACPRVAVLCAVETVNPAMRSTLDAAALAKMAERGQLTGAIVDGPLAFDNAISLRAAHDKGIDSPVAGCADILVVPDIEAGNLLAKQLEYLGGAVSAGIVVGARVPIVLTSRADGAAVRVASCALAMVLAQARHAPQS, encoded by the coding sequence ATGAACGGGTATCGGCATCCGGATCCGTGCGGCGGCGCGTGCCTGCCCGGCCTGCTGCCGCGCGCGGACGGCGCATGGCCCGGGCTGATCGCGCGGGCACGCAACGCCGCGCCGCTCGTCGTGGCCGTCGTGCATCCGTGCGATGCAACCAGTCTCGTCGCACTGGCCGAACTCCGCGAGTCGCCGCTGGCGGCCGCGATCGAGCCGCTGATCGTCGCGCCGCGCGACAAGGTGCTGCGTGTCGCGCACGATGCGGGCGTCGATCTGTCGCCGTGGACGATCGAGGACGTGCCGCACAGCCACGCGGCGGCGGCCCGCGCGGTCGAACTCGCGGCGGCCGGCCGTGCCGGCGCGCTGATGAAGGGCAGCCTGCATACGGACGAGCTGATGGGCGCGGTCGTCGCCGCCGAATCGGGGCTGCGCACCGACAAACGCATGTCCCACTGTTTCCTGATCGAGACGCCGGCGTATCCGCGTCCGTTCATCCTGACCGACGCGGCGGTGAACATCGCGCCGGACCTCGCGCAGAAGGCGGCCATCACGCAGAACGCGATCGACGTCGCGCATGCGCTGGGCGTGGCGTGCCCGCGCGTGGCGGTGCTGTGCGCGGTCGAGACCGTCAATCCGGCGATGCGCTCGACGCTCGACGCGGCGGCGCTCGCGAAGATGGCCGAGCGCGGCCAGCTCACGGGCGCGATCGTCGACGGCCCGCTCGCGTTCGACAACGCGATCTCGCTGCGGGCGGCGCACGACAAGGGGATCGATTCGCCGGTCGCCGGCTGCGCCGACATCCTGGTCGTGCCCGATATCGAAGCCGGCAACCTGCTCGCGAAGCAACTCGAATACCTGGGGGGCGCCGTCAGCGCGGGCATCGTCGTGGGCGCGCGCGTGCCGATCGTGCTGACGAGCCGCGCCGACGGCGCGGCCGTCCGGGTCGCGTCCTGCGCACTCGCGATGGTGCTGGCGCAGGCGCGGCATGCGCCGCAGTCCTGA
- a CDS encoding PHA/PHB synthase family protein, producing MKASVIRVPLPRESTQSPDRDEQEPDRSECTAAEATPAEQWNRAAHANVAAMTFGLSPVSLALALLDWGAHLAVSPGKCFELATQAWLAAAPAAAEKGAADDADTDGLAVHAGHADPRFAAPAWSGWPFRTYRDGFLSVQRWWREATRGVPGVERHHEELVGFVARQWLDACSPGNFLATNPVALDATMRSGGANLAAGARHWLDDANAWLDRAGGTRGRDPRTYLPGRDVAITPGRVVWRNALCELLQYDPTTPRVAREPILVVPSWIMKYYILDLQPHDSLIRFLVDAGYTVFAVSWRNPDAQARNLGLDDYLRDGCLAALDVVRSICGEAVHAAGYCLGGTLLAIAAAALARDGRQHEALRSVTLLAAETDFSEPGELGLFIDASELSALDALMWRQGYLDGAQMSAAFELLNARDLIWSRMMSEYLLGRRTKPNDLMSWNADTTRMPYRMHSEYLTRLFLDNDLAAGRYCVDGRPVALSDLDVPTFVVGTERDHVSPWRSVYKLHLLTHHALTFVLTAGGHNAGIVSEPGHPGRHYRCATREPGAPYRSPRDFMRDTPAVDGSWWTCWRDWLHARSSGDVPARTPAAGLAAAPGAYVLET from the coding sequence ATGAAAGCGTCCGTCATCCGTGTGCCGCTCCCGCGCGAATCGACGCAGTCGCCGGATCGGGACGAGCAGGAGCCGGACCGGTCCGAATGCACCGCCGCCGAGGCGACCCCCGCCGAACAATGGAACCGCGCCGCGCATGCCAACGTCGCCGCGATGACCTTCGGGCTGTCGCCCGTGTCGTTGGCGCTGGCCCTGCTCGACTGGGGCGCTCACCTGGCGGTGTCGCCGGGCAAGTGCTTCGAACTCGCGACGCAGGCGTGGCTCGCGGCCGCGCCCGCGGCGGCGGAGAAAGGCGCGGCGGACGACGCCGACACGGACGGCCTGGCCGTGCATGCGGGGCACGCCGATCCGCGCTTCGCCGCGCCCGCCTGGTCGGGCTGGCCGTTTCGCACGTATCGCGACGGCTTCCTGTCGGTCCAGCGCTGGTGGCGCGAAGCGACGCGCGGCGTGCCGGGTGTCGAACGGCACCATGAGGAGCTGGTCGGCTTCGTCGCGCGTCAATGGCTCGACGCGTGCTCGCCCGGCAACTTTCTGGCGACCAATCCCGTCGCGCTCGACGCGACGATGCGCAGCGGCGGCGCGAACCTCGCGGCGGGGGCGCGGCACTGGCTCGACGATGCGAACGCGTGGCTCGATCGCGCCGGCGGCACGCGTGGCCGCGACCCGCGGACGTACCTGCCGGGGCGCGACGTCGCGATTACGCCGGGCCGGGTCGTGTGGCGCAACGCATTGTGCGAGCTGCTGCAATACGATCCGACGACACCGCGCGTCGCGCGCGAGCCGATCCTGGTCGTGCCGTCGTGGATCATGAAGTACTACATCCTCGATCTGCAGCCGCACGATTCGCTGATCCGTTTCCTCGTCGATGCGGGCTACACCGTGTTTGCGGTGTCGTGGCGCAATCCGGACGCGCAAGCGCGCAATCTCGGGCTCGACGATTACCTGCGCGACGGGTGCCTGGCCGCGCTCGACGTCGTCCGGTCGATCTGCGGCGAGGCGGTCCACGCGGCCGGCTATTGCCTCGGCGGCACGCTGCTGGCAATCGCCGCGGCGGCGCTCGCACGCGACGGGCGGCAACACGAAGCCCTGCGATCCGTCACGTTGCTCGCGGCCGAGACCGATTTCAGCGAACCCGGCGAACTCGGCCTGTTCATCGACGCGAGCGAACTGTCCGCGCTCGACGCGCTGATGTGGCGGCAGGGCTACCTGGACGGCGCGCAGATGTCCGCCGCGTTCGAACTGCTGAACGCGCGCGACCTGATCTGGTCGCGGATGATGAGCGAATACCTGCTCGGCAGGCGCACGAAGCCCAACGACCTGATGTCGTGGAATGCGGACACCACGCGCATGCCGTACCGGATGCATTCGGAATACCTGACTCGCCTGTTCCTCGACAACGATCTCGCGGCCGGCCGCTACTGTGTCGACGGGCGGCCGGTCGCGCTGTCGGATCTCGACGTGCCGACGTTCGTGGTCGGCACCGAGCGCGATCACGTGTCGCCGTGGCGCTCGGTCTACAAGCTTCATCTGCTGACGCACCACGCATTGACCTTCGTGCTGACGGCGGGCGGCCACAACGCGGGCATCGTGTCGGAACCCGGTCATCCGGGCCGCCATTACCGCTGCGCGACCCGCGAACCCGGCGCGCCTTACCGCAGCCCGCGCGACTTCATGCGCGACACGCCCGCGGTCGACGGATCGTGGTGGACCTGCTGGCGCGACTGGCTGCACGCACGCTCGTCGGGTGACGTGCCGGCCCGCACGCCGGCCGCCGGGCTCGCGGCGGCGCCGGGCGCCTACGTGCTCGAAACATGA